The region TGCATCAGACATATCTTTTCTCCGTATCAGTTAGTCGAACCCGCTAGCATGTGATCGGCAGTCCTAGCTGAAGCCCATGTATCTTCGTTCCGCTTCGACGACGGCAGCAACGATCATCCTGTCCGCAGATCGCCACGCAACGCTAACCCTCTAAAACCGCAATTTGCTCAAGCCTTTGAAATTAGAGCGGCGCCTTTGGACCAGCCGCCTCTCACGATGTGATTTGGCGGCCAATGCCGCCAGCTTGCCCCCGCCGTTTTCGAATGCGGCTCTCACCCGGCCCATCCCCTAAAGTGGTAGTCTCGGCAAAACTCCGAAGGCAGCTGACGGGATCGCAATCGCGACCGACCGCGTCGAGACCGGCAGAAACGTGCAGCTCGCTTGGACGATCACCACGGAAATCTTCATGAGGGCCTCCTGGAGCATGAAATTACAAGCCGAGAGCTACGGACTGGATCGAGACCTCAAACACGACCATGCGAGCGAGATCGATACCGTCCGTCGGCGGATTGGGTATTCTGATCTGCCCAATACCTTCGCCACTGATGAGCCGGCCGTCGCCAGTGGGATCAATGGGGACATCGTCGACATCCCTGCCGAGGAGGCTTATCGTCATGTGAACCACCACTGATTAGCATCGCCGACCCCACCGTCGGTGGAGCACTTCACCGCCTATTTACGCTTGATCGGCCCATCGGGATAATCGATTGATTTAATAGGACTCATCCAAATGTCGGATGGTTGCGGCAAGCTTCGCATCACAGCGGTGAAAATCGACCAGGGCAGGTGTCGTCGGTTCGTGCCCGCGGCGGCGTCGCTCGTGGCAGCGCAATAGACTGCCGGCCATGGCTCTCGCGGGCTCCTCGACTCACCGCCGCATCGACATTGCAATGTCCTAATCATCGTCTCGGCACGATTTGCTGCAGGCGATGTTCAGGCCGTCATTCCAACGCGATCGGAAGTACAGGCTCTCCCTTGAGTCTGATGCGGGCACTATCTCGCGATTTTCATTGGAGGATTAGGTTATCGTCGAATTTGGCGGCGATCGCCGGCTCCGCTCGTGCTGTCGGCACCCTCGCCGGCATTGGCGAGAAGACCGACCGGCGGGACTGGGTGTTCGAGGAAGCTGCGGGACTATAGCGCGGGCTTAATGCGAGCCTGGCTCGCGGGCAAATGACATATTTTGATGCAAGCGCCGCTGCGAGCAACCTCCCAGCGTCGAGAAGCATGTTGCCTCCAGCTGCAGCTCCTGATCCGCCTTTCCTTCGGATAGAGACGTAGCCGCAAATGCTTAGAGGCTGCCTCAAAAAGAGGTGGGTGATTTCAGCAGGTTATGATTCCTTCGGATTTGCGAGATTCGATGGAGAACACGATGGCCTGGACCAAAATCACCCGTCGGCAATATGCCCGGCGAACGGCACGCTACGCAAGCGATATGACGGATCGGGAATGGGGTCTGGTTCAGCCTTTCCTGCCAATGCCGCGCCGCTTGGGCCGCCCGCGGACCACGGATTTGCGAGAGGTGGTGAATGCCCTGCTTTACATCGCCACAACTGGTTGCCAATGGCGGATGCTGCCGAAGGATTTTCCACCCTGCTCGACCGTCCAGCGCTATTTCTATGAATGGAGAGCGTTGGGACTTTGGCCACGCATCAACCATCGTCTCGTGATGGAAACGCGCGAGTTGGAGGGCAAGGAGGCAAGCCCGACGGCCGGTGTGATCGATAGCCAGAGCGTCAAAACCACCGAAAGCGGCGGCATCCGGGGCTATGACGCGGGCAAGAGTGCGCCTCGAAGGCGCGTGTCACCAATGGAGGAAGGTTCCATCCAGAGAGTTGTCGATTGATCTGGTAGCTGACGAGCGGATCGGTCGGGTAACCGGCCGGTTCGAAGCCTCGTGACAAAGGCCGCCTTGGGCGGTTGAGCAATCCAGTGGGCCGTAACGCGAGTGAAGTCCGAGCAGGCCTCGAAAGAGTCGATGCAGATGCCGACCCGTCTCTTACCCGGGGAAGGCCGTGCGAACAGGGAAGCAATCGTCACAAGCACCTGTTCGGTCTGCCGGGGTATTGGGCACGGCACGCGGGAAGGGTGATGCGGGTAATCGAGGGAGACCCGTGCGGTCGGAGGTCGCGGCTTCGACATCGCTGATGGCGATGGACCGGACGGGAGTCGGACAGGGTCGTAAGACTGTCGATGCCGGGCAATGCCGGCGGAGGAAAGGACCCTGACTTCTGGCATGCTTTCGAAGATGGTGAGGAAAGGGTGATTGGCGATGAGCCTCGAAACACCTGAAAAGATCAGGAACCTACAGAGAAAGCTCTATTGTAAGGCGAAGGCGGAGCCCGCTTTCCGCTTCTATTTGCTCTACGACAAGATTTGCCGTGAAGACATTCTGCGCCATGCCTATGCGCTGGCCCGCGCCAATGCGGGAGCGCCTGGCGTCGACGGAGTGACCTTTACGCAGATCGAGGCGTCGGGCGTGGATGCGTGGTTGGCGGGCCTGCGCGAAGAACTCGTTTCGAAGACGTACCGACCCGATCCGGTGCGGCGGGTGATGATACCGAAGCCTGGGGGAGGCGAGCGTGCGCTCGGCATTCCCTCTATCCGCTGTCGCGTCATCCAGACCGCTGCCAAGCTCGTACTGGAACCAATCTTCGAGGCGGACTTCGAGGACGGTGCTTATGGTTATCGGCCGCGTCGCAGCGCGGTCGATGCAGTCAAGGAAACGCACCGGCTGATGTGCCGGGGCTACACCGACGTTGTCGACGCTGATTTGTCGAAATATTTTGACACGATCCCGCATTCGGACCTCCTCAAATCGGTGGCCCGACGCATCGTCGATCGGAGCGTGCTGCGGCTGATCAGGCTGTGGCTGCGAGCACCGGTCGAGGAGCGGGATGGCGACGGGAAACGGCGCATGACTGGCGGCAAGAGCAGCACACACGGCACGCCCCAAGGGGGTGTCGTCAGTCCGCTGCTCTCGGTCATCTACATGAACCGGTTCCTGAAGCACTGGCGTCTCAGCGGTCTGGGTGAAGAGTTCCGCGCGCACGTCATCTCTTATGCCGATGACTTCGTCATTCTCAGCCGCGATCATGCGGCCGAGGCGCTGGCGTGGACAAGGACGGTGATGACGAAACTCGGGCTGTCGCTCAACGAGGCGAAAACCTCGGTGAAGGATGCCCGGCGCGAACACTTCGACTTCCTTGGCTACTCGCTTGGACCACGTCATCTGCCCAACGGCGGCCGGTGGTACCTGGGAGCGAGCCCGTCCAGGAAGAGCGTGCAGCGGATCAAGACCAAGGTCAGCGCGCTGCTGACGCCGGGCAACAAGGGCACATGGCCTGAAGTTCGCAAGCGATTGAACCGCCTCCTGGGCGGTTGGGCCGCATACTTCTCCTATGGCGCTCTCGCATCGGCCTATGAAGGCGTCGATCGACACGTCTATGACCGCGTCACGAACTTCCTGTGCAGACGGCACAAAGTGCAAGGACGCAGCACGCGTCGATTCCCACGTGAACATGTTTACGGGGAATTGGGCGTGCTGTGTCTTCGACGCGAGCGCGGCAAGCAGTCGCCGTGGGCCTTACGATGAAGCCAGTCGGAAAGCCGGATGCGGGAAATCCGCACGTCCGGTTTGATGAGCGGGGAAAGGAAACGGAGCGAGCCTCGCAAGGGCCAGCCACCGCGCCTTTCCTCGACTCTACAGACCAAAGGCCGCAAGCGCCATATCATCGTCGATACGCTCGGCCTGATGGTCGGTCTCATGGTGCACAGCGCCGACATCCAGGATCGCGACGGTGCTCCCGATCTCCTGAAATCCATCCGCCACAGGTGGCCATGGTTGCTGCATGTCTTCGCCGATGGTGGCTATGCGGGCGATAAGTTGAAGCGGCGACTGAAAAAGATCGGGCG is a window of Rhizobium tropici CIAT 899 DNA encoding:
- the ltrA gene encoding group II intron reverse transcriptase/maturase, encoding MSLETPEKIRNLQRKLYCKAKAEPAFRFYLLYDKICREDILRHAYALARANAGAPGVDGVTFTQIEASGVDAWLAGLREELVSKTYRPDPVRRVMIPKPGGGERALGIPSIRCRVIQTAAKLVLEPIFEADFEDGAYGYRPRRSAVDAVKETHRLMCRGYTDVVDADLSKYFDTIPHSDLLKSVARRIVDRSVLRLIRLWLRAPVEERDGDGKRRMTGGKSSTHGTPQGGVVSPLLSVIYMNRFLKHWRLSGLGEEFRAHVISYADDFVILSRDHAAEALAWTRTVMTKLGLSLNEAKTSVKDARREHFDFLGYSLGPRHLPNGGRWYLGASPSRKSVQRIKTKVSALLTPGNKGTWPEVRKRLNRLLGGWAAYFSYGALASAYEGVDRHVYDRVTNFLCRRHKVQGRSTRRFPREHVYGELGVLCLRRERGKQSPWALR